The Halomonas sp. THAF5a genome segment TCGGCGTGCTCGGACTTCATGTAGTCCTGCAGCGCACGCTCGAAGTCCAGCACCTTGTTGACCTCGACGTCCTCCAGGTGCCCCTCGTTGGCGGCGTACAGGGAGATGGCCATCTCGGCCACGGACATCGGGGCGTACTGGGACTGCTTCATCAGCTCGGTGACGCGCTGACCGTGCTCCAGCTGCTTGCGGGTCGCCTCGTCCAGGTCGGACGCGAACTGGGCGAAGGCCGCCAGCTCACGGTACTGGGCCAGGGCCAGACGCACGCTGCCGCCGAGCTTCTTGATGATCTTGGTCTGGGCCGAGCCGCCGACACGGGAGACCGAGAGGCCGGCGTTGATGGCCGGACGGATGCCCGAGTTGAACAGGTCGGTCTCGAGGAAGATCTGACCGTCGGTGATGGAGATCACGTTGGTCGGCACGAACGCGGAGACGTCGCCGCCCTGGGTCTCGATGATCGGCAGGGCCGTCAGCGAGCCGGTCTTGCCCTTCACCTCACCGTTGGTGAACTTCTCGACGTAGTCGGCGTTCACGCGCGCGGCGCGCTCGAGCAGGCGGGAGTGGAGGTAGAAGACGTCGCCCGGGAAGGCCTCGCGGCCCGGCGGACGGCGCAGCAGCAGGGAGACCTGGCGGTAGGCCACGGCCTGCTTGGACAGGTCATCGTAGACGATCAGGGCGTCTTCGCCGCGGTCGCGGAAGTACTCGCCCATGGTGCAGCCGGAGTAGGCGGCGAGGAACTGCATCGGGGCCGGATCGGCGGCGCCGGCGGCGACCACGATGGTGTGCTCCATGGCGCCGTGCTCTTCGAGCTTGCGCACCACGTTGGCAATGGTCGACTGCTTCTGGCCGATGGCCACGTAGACGCAGGTGACGCCCTTGCCCTTCTGGTTGATGATCGCGTCGATGGCGATCGCCGACTTACCGATCTGGCGGTCGCCGATGATCAGCTCACGCTGGCCGCGGCCGATCGGCACCATGGCGTCGATGGACTTGAAGCCGGTCTGGATCGGCTCGTCGACGGACTGGCGGGTGATGACGCCGGGGGCGACCTTCTCCACCGCGTCGGTCATCTTGGTGTTCAGGTCACCCTTGCCGTCGATGGGGTTGCCCAGGGCGTCGACCACGCGGCCGGCGAGCTCCGGACCCACCGGCACCTCGAGGATGCGGCCGGTGCATTGGGCGGTCATGCCCTCTTCGAGCTGTAGGTAGTCGCCCAACACCACGGCGCCGACGTTGTCGCGCTCGAGGTTCAGCGTCATGCCGTAGATGCCGCCGGGGAACTCGATCATCTCGCCGAACATCGCGTCGGCGAGGCCGTGGATCTGCACGATACCGTCAGACACGCTGACGATGGTGCCCTGGTTACGGGCTTCGGATGCGACATCCAGCTTTTCGATACGCTGCTTGATGATGTCGCTGATCTCGGAAGGATTCAGTTGCTGCATGCCATGTCCCTCAGACTCAGGCGGAAAGGGCCTCGTGGAGGCGGTTCAGTCGACCGCGTACCGAGCCGTCGATGACGGTGTCGCCGGCACGCAGGATGACGCCGCCCAGGAGGGTGGAATCCACCTGAGTGGTAATGGAGATTTCGCGGTTCAGACGCTTGGCCAGTGCACTCGCGAGCTTGTCCTGCTGCGCCTCGTCCAGCGGGAAGGCGGAGACGATGTTCACGTCCATGCGCTTCTCCTGCTGGGCCTTGAGCATGGAGAACTGCTCGACGATCGCCGGCAGGGCCGCCAGGCGGCCCTTCTGGCCGACCAGGCGCAGGAAGTTGCGGACGGCGTCGCTCACGGCGTCGCCACAGACGTCGACGATCACCTCGGCCTCCTGGGTGCTCGACAGCTGCGGGTTGCCGAGCACGAGGCGCTGCATCTCGTCGTCTTCGACGATGCGCGCCGCGGTCTCGAGCATCGTGGCCCAGTCGTCCAGTGCCTGCTGCTCAACGGCGTGTTCGAAGGCCGCCTTGGCGTAGGGGCGTGCGACGGTAGACGTTTCCGCCATGGGTCACCTCCTCAAAGCTCGTTGGCGAGTTCATCGACG includes the following:
- the atpA gene encoding F0F1 ATP synthase subunit alpha, giving the protein MQQLNPSEISDIIKQRIEKLDVASEARNQGTIVSVSDGIVQIHGLADAMFGEMIEFPGGIYGMTLNLERDNVGAVVLGDYLQLEEGMTAQCTGRILEVPVGPELAGRVVDALGNPIDGKGDLNTKMTDAVEKVAPGVITRQSVDEPIQTGFKSIDAMVPIGRGQRELIIGDRQIGKSAIAIDAIINQKGKGVTCVYVAIGQKQSTIANVVRKLEEHGAMEHTIVVAAGAADPAPMQFLAAYSGCTMGEYFRDRGEDALIVYDDLSKQAVAYRQVSLLLRRPPGREAFPGDVFYLHSRLLERAARVNADYVEKFTNGEVKGKTGSLTALPIIETQGGDVSAFVPTNVISITDGQIFLETDLFNSGIRPAINAGLSVSRVGGSAQTKIIKKLGGSVRLALAQYRELAAFAQFASDLDEATRKQLEHGQRVTELMKQSQYAPMSVAEMAISLYAANEGHLEDVEVNKVLDFERALQDYMKSEHADLLETINQTGDYSDEIKAGLKAGLEKFKATQSW
- a CDS encoding F0F1 ATP synthase subunit delta, translated to MAETSTVARPYAKAAFEHAVEQQALDDWATMLETAARIVEDDEMQRLVLGNPQLSSTQEAEVIVDVCGDAVSDAVRNFLRLVGQKGRLAALPAIVEQFSMLKAQQEKRMDVNIVSAFPLDEAQQDKLASALAKRLNREISITTQVDSTLLGGVILRAGDTVIDGSVRGRLNRLHEALSA